Below is a genomic region from Rhodococcus sp. WMMA185.
GCTCATCAGCGTCGATACCTGGCGCAGCGACGTGGCCCGGCTGGCGCGGGCCGAGGGCGCAGATCTGATCAACGACACGTGGGCGGGTGCCGACCCGGCGCTGGTCGAGGTGGCCGCCGAAACCGGCGCGGGCATCGTCTGCTCGCACACCGGCGGAGCCGTCCCCCGCACCCGCCCGTTCCGGGTGCGCTACCCCGATATCGTCGCCGCCGTCCTCGAGGACGTGGTGTCGGCCGCGGAAAACGCCGCCCGCTTGGGGGTGCCTGCCGACTCGATCCTCATCGATCCAACCCACGATTTCGGCAAGAACACCCATCACGGGCTCGAGTTGTTGCGTCGAGTGGAAGATCTCGTAAATACCGGATGGCCGGTGCTCATGGCTCTGAGCAACAAGGACTTCGTCGGGGAGACTCTGGGTGTAGATCTCGTCGAGCGCTTGGAGGGAACATTGGCAGCGACGGCAATGGCCGCAGCCGGAGGCGCGCGCGTCTTCCGCGTACACGAGGTTGCCTCTACGCGTCGGGTAGTGGATATGGTGGCCGCGATTCAAGGCAAGCGCCCACCGCTGCGTACCGTGCGGGGGCTGGCATGACGGGAGCACACGTGGGGCACACGATGTTGGCAGACGAGCGGACTCCGCTCACGTGGGCCACGGCGAACAGCTGGGATCACCCTTCGTGGAGCATCGCCGAACTCGAGGCTGCGAAAGCTGGACGGACGGTGTCGGTGGTCCTGCCCGCGCTCGACGAGGAGGACACGGTTGCCGGGGTGGTTGACAGTATCTACCCGTTGCTCGGGGGTCTTGTAGACGAGCTGATTGTGCTCGACTCCGGTTCGACGGATCTGACGGCCGAACGTGCCCGAGCGGCGGGCGCGACCGTGATCAGCCGGGAGCAGGCGGTACCGAGCTTCGCGCCGGTACTCGGCAAGGGCGAGGCGTTGTGGCGATCGGTCGCCGCGTGTACCGGCGACCTGATCGCGTTCGTCGACGCCGATCTGATCAACCCGGATCCGGCGTTCGTCCCGAAGCTCCTCGGACCGCTGCTCACCGCCGACGGTATCCACCTCGTGAAGGGTTACTATCGTCGTCCGCTCCGACTCGGTGGCACCGAGGACGCCAACGGCGGCGGGCGCGTTACCGAACTGGTGGCGCGCCCTATGCTGGCCTCGCTGAGGCCCGAGTTGACCAGCGTGCTACAGCCTCTGGGCGGCGAGTACGCGGGCACCCGGGAGTTGTTGTCATCGATTCCTTTTGCTCCCGGTTACGGCGTGGAGATCGGACTGTTGCTCGATACCTACCACCGCCTCGGGCTCGGCGCGATCGGTCAGGTCAACCTCGGAGTCCGCAAGCACCGCAACCGTCCGCTGTCCGAACTCGGGGTGATGAGCAGGCAGATCATCGGCACGATGATGCGTCGCTGCGGTGTACGGGACTCTGGCGCGGGGCTTACCCAGTTCTTGGTGGACGGTGACTCCTTCGTACCGACGACGACGGAGGTCGCTCT
It encodes:
- the folP gene encoding dihydropteroate synthase; amino-acid sequence: MAEERVPPELDCPSPTLCGRPVAVDHALVMAIVNRTPDSFYDRGATFTDSAAMAAVERAVEEGADLVDIGGVKAGPGDVVDAAEETRRVVPFVAAIRERYPELLISVDTWRSDVARLARAEGADLINDTWAGADPALVEVAAETGAGIVCSHTGGAVPRTRPFRVRYPDIVAAVLEDVVSAAENAARLGVPADSILIDPTHDFGKNTHHGLELLRRVEDLVNTGWPVLMALSNKDFVGETLGVDLVERLEGTLAATAMAAAGGARVFRVHEVASTRRVVDMVAAIQGKRPPLRTVRGLA
- a CDS encoding glucosyl-3-phosphoglycerate synthase — encoded protein: MTGAHVGHTMLADERTPLTWATANSWDHPSWSIAELEAAKAGRTVSVVLPALDEEDTVAGVVDSIYPLLGGLVDELIVLDSGSTDLTAERARAAGATVISREQAVPSFAPVLGKGEALWRSVAACTGDLIAFVDADLINPDPAFVPKLLGPLLTADGIHLVKGYYRRPLRLGGTEDANGGGRVTELVARPMLASLRPELTSVLQPLGGEYAGTRELLSSIPFAPGYGVEIGLLLDTYHRLGLGAIGQVNLGVRKHRNRPLSELGVMSRQIIGTMMRRCGVRDSGAGLTQFLVDGDSFVPTTTEVALADRPPMNTVLR